The sequence AGTCACGACGCCCATCGCAAAATTGAGGGCAAAAATCTTCATCCAGAAATGAGTGGCGTGATTGTATTGTTCGTCTTTAGTTTTGAGGTATTTCCACTTGAAGTAAACAATGATGAGCGAAAGGCCCATTGTAAGTTGTGGAAAAAGATAATGAAAAGTAATCGTGAAGGCGAATTGCATTCGGTCGTAAAAGAGCATTTCTTCCATAAGTGGTATTTGTTTTATGAAGTTCAACAAATTTAACCATTACAACCCGAAATGTCACTCTTAAAAAAAAGTTTATCACCTGATATTTGTGAAACTTTTCAACAATTTAAAGAGTATAGATTACACTTATTTTTAGAATACTTCACAAAGTATGTCATTTCGACTGAAGGGAGAAATCACACTAGAAAATCCGCAAAGAAAATCGCCAATCTTTGTCGAGCTTCTCGTGGAGATTTCTCCTTCGTCGAAATGACAAGATTGCGTATAGATTTACATGATCAAACATAACCCGTGGTTTCAACCACGGGAACACAATGCATATCCGACACGTATCCTGCGGTTTAAACCGCAGGCTATGTTTGATTTTGATTGCGTAATTATTTTTCTAAAATCCCTTTTTCAACACTTTCATTAATCAAACCTTCGGCGTAATTCCATATAGAATTTGAACCTTCTTTAATGATACTTTTCTTTTCGTAAACTTTATCGTATTTCACTCCAAACTCTTTCCAAGTTCCACCATTGTTTGATGTATTTTGCAATAATGGTTCAAGTCTGTCCATCGATTTTGCGAATTTGGCTTCGTTGGTTTCTCCTGCTTCAAATTCTTCCCAAATAGCAATAAAATCCTCGGCTTGTTTTTCCGGAAGCAAACTAAAGATTCGATTTGCCGCTAAACGTTCTTCATCTGTATTCGAATGATTTTTTACGGTATCGTAAATAAAAACATCTCCGGCATCAATTTCAACAATATCGTGAATCAAAACCATTTTTACCACTTTCAAAACATCAATTGGTTCATTAGAATGCTCGGCTAAAACAATCGCCATTAAAGCCAAATGCCAGCTGTGTTCAGCATCATTTTCACATCGGTCGCTGTTGAATAATTTTGTCTTGCGCTGAATGTATTTTACTTTATCAATTTCTTTTATAAAGGCAATTTGATCTAATAAATCTTTTGTGTTCATAGCCATAATTTTAGTAGAGTTGCAAAATTACGCAGTTTTTCACCATCCTAAGTTATGTAAGTACATTTTAGTTTTGGACTAAAACATCCTGCTTAAATTAACTTATATAGCTTATATGGTAAATCAGTTATTTTTTGCGCAGAAATCAAATTTCTGTAACATTAGTCACCTATTTTATTAAAAAACAAACCTACCTTTGTGTTCCATTATTTTTATAACTAAATCATGAAAATAGAACAAATCTACACCGGATGCCTTGCGCAAGGTGCATATTATATAACATCTGACGGAGAAGCTGTTATCATTGATCCGCTCAGAGAAATTCAGCCTTATCTGGATCGTTTAGAACGCGACGGAGTGAAACTGAAATATATTTTTGAAACACACTTCCACGCTGATTTCGTTTCGGGACACGTCGATTTAAGCAAAGAAACTGGAGCGCCAATCGTTTACGGACCAAATGCCGCTTGCGAATTTGACTGCATTTCTGCAAAAGACGGACAGGAATTCAAAATCGGAAAAGTGACAATTAAAGTTTTGCATACTCCAGGACATACTATGGAAAGCAGTACTTTTTTATTAATTGACGAAAACGGAAAAGATCATGCAATTTTCTCTGGAGACACCTTATTTATTGGAGATGTTGGCCGTCCTGATTTAGCTCAGAAAGCAGCTGGAATGACACAAGATCAATTAGCCGGAATTTTATTTCATTCGCTAAGAGAAAAAATCATGACGCTTGCTGATGACGTAATTGTTTATCCTGCGCACGGTGCCGGAAGCGCTTGCGGAAAAAACATGAGCAAAGAAACAGTTTCAACTATCGGGAATCAAAAAGCCACCAATTATGCTTTACGCGCCGATATGACCGAAGCTGAATTCATTAAAGAAGTTACTGATGGATTATTGCCTCCTCCAGCCTATTTCAGCATGAACGTTGCCATGAATAAACAAGGTTACGAAAGTTTTGAAACGGTTTTACATAACGGAATGAAAGCGATAAATGCAAAAGAATTTGAAGCAGTTGCAGAAGAAACTGGGGCTTTAATTTTAGACACTAGAAGCGCAGCCGATTTCAGCAAAGGATTCATTCCGCAGTCAATTAATATTGGAATCAATGGGGATTTTGCTCCTTGGGTTGGAACTTTAATTGCCGATGTAAAACAGCCAATAATTTTGGTTACCGCAATTGGAATGGAAGAAGAAACTGTAACACGTTTAAGTCGTGTTGGTTTTGACACCATAATCGGACATCTTGAGGGCGGATTTGAAGCTTGGCAAAATGCAGGTTTTGAAATTGATACCGTAAACCGAATTACAGCAGACCAATTTGCGAATGAATTTAAATTCGGCACAGATAAAGTTGTCGATATTCGTAAAGAATCAGAATATGAGGCAGAACATATTGACGAAGCTTACAGCAAACCTCTTGCATATATAAATGATTGGGTGAAAGACATTAACCCAAATGAGCATTTTTATTTGCATTGCGCTGGCGGATACAGAAGTATGATTGCAGCTTCTATTCTTCAAGCGAGAGGATTTAGAAATTTCTCTGAAGTGGAAGGCGGTTTTGGAGCAATTTCAAAAACAAATGTCCCAAAATCAGATTTTGTCTGCCAAAGCAAAACATTAAAAGCATAATTTTTTAAGGTACAGAGATACAAAGGTGCAAAGCGACAAAGTTTTTCCCTTTGAACCTCTGCCCCTTTGAACCTTTGAACCTAAAAAAAATGAGTATAATTGAAATCATTAAAGAACCATGGCCTTGGTATGTTGCGGGCCCTTTGATTGGATTAACAGTTCCAATTTTATTAATTATCGGAAATAAATCTTTCGGGATTAGTTCCTCTCTTCGTCATATTTGTGCGGCTTGTATTCCTGCAAATATTTCATTTTTTAAATACGATTGGAAAAAAGAAAGCTGGAATTTATTCTTCGTTCTCGGAATACTTTTAGGCGGTTTTATCGCTTCTTATTTCTTATCAAATCCAAATTCTATGGAAGTTGCTCCCGAATTATCAGAGAAATTAGCGACTTACGGAATCACAGATCATAGTGGTTTAGTTCCTGCACAATTATTTTCTTGGGAAAGTTTATTAACGCTTCGCGGCTTTATTATGATTGTGGTGGGCGGATTCTTAGTTGGTTTTGGAACTCGTTATGCCGGCGGATGCACAAGCGGACACGCGATTATGGGATTATCAAACTTGCAATGGCCATCATTAGTAGCAACAATCTGTTTTATGATTGGCGGTTTTGTAATGTCTCTTTTGATTTTACCTTATATTCTTTCACTTTAAAATTTCGAAAATGAGTTTAGAAAATAAAAATATAGACGGCGAAGGAATCAACGCAAGCCAGAAAAAAGAAAACGCATTCGCAAACCTTAAATATTTAATCGTCGGAATCTTTTTCGGAATTGTATTCGTAAAAGCCGAAATCATCAGCTGGTTTCGCATTCAGGAAATGTTTCATCTTGAATCATTCCATATGTATGGTGTGATTGGATGTGCTGTTGCTGTAGGATTAATATCTGTTCAATTGATTAAAAAATTCAACATCAAAACTCTTGATGGCGAAAAAATCGAAATTCAACCAAAAACTTTCAGCAAAGGACAAATCTACGGCGGACTGATGTTTGGTTTTGGATGGGCAATAACTGGAGCGTGTCCAGGTCCTCTTTTTGCACAAATTGGTACGGGTGCGACTGTAATTGTTGTTACTTTATTAAGTGCTATTGCAGGAACTTGGTTTTACGGTTTGATTAAAGATAAATTGCCGCATTAAAAATTTGTTTCAGGTTTTGCTTGTTTCAAGTTTCAAGTTGATTTAACCGCAAAGCACACAAAGATATACGCAAAGTTCGCAAAGTTTTATTTACAAAGCTTTGCGAACTTTGTGTTTTATAAAAAGTCTCGATTTATTAAAAACCTTGCTCCCGATAGTTATCGGGATTGCGGTTAAATATTTTTCTTCATCGATTTTTAATTTCATTTCGTTAAGTTTGCTTTTAACGACACTTCCGCAAAATAAAAACTAAAAGCCAATATGAATCGCTCTGAACAGTTATCCAGATTACAGCATACCGAAAAATGGGACGTAATAATTATTGGCGGTGGCGCAAGCGGTCTGGGAACAGCTGTTGATACTGCAAGTCGCGGTTACAAAACAATCCTCTTTGAAGCTGTAGATTTTGCAAAAGGAACTTCAAGCAGAAGCACCAAATTAGTTCATGGCGGTGTGCGTTATTTAGAGCAAGGAAATGTGCATTTGGTAAGAGAAGCACTAAAAGAAAGAGGACTGCTGGCTCAAAATGCGGGACACTTAGTCAAAAACCAATCTTTTGTTATTCCGAATTATCATTATTTAAGCGGTTATATTTATACTATTGGATTAAAAATTTACGATTTGCTTTCGGGTCGCCTAAGTTTAGGAAGTTCAAAATATCTTTCAAAAAAGAAAACCATCGAAATGCTTCCAAACGTAGAAGAAAATGGTTTGGTTAATGGCGTTATCTATCATGACGGACAATTTGATGATTCTCGTTTGGCCATAAATTTGGCTCAAACTGCTATCGAAAATGGTGCTTGTGTTTTAAATTATGTAAAAGTTGTCAACTTATTAAAAGACGATAAAAATCAAATCATTGGTGTTCATGCGATCGATCAGGAAACTGGAACGATTTACGATATTAAAAGCGCTGTTGTAATAAATGCAACGGGAGTTTTTACAAATGCCATCATGAAGCTAAACGATAAGGTTTATAAAAAATATATTGTTCCGAGTCAGGGAATCCATTTGGTTTTTGACAAATCTTTTCTTCCCGGAGAACACGCTTTGATGATTCCGAAGACAAAAGACGGAAGAGTTTTATTTGCCGTTCCGTGGCACAATCATGTTGTGGTAGGGACAACCGACACTTTAATCAAAAAACAAAGTTTAGAACCTATTGCATTAGAAAGCGAAATTCAATTCGTTCTAGAAACAGCGCAACGATTCTTGGCAAAAAAGCCAACAAGAGCCGATGTATTATCAGTTTTTGCCGGATTACGCCCTTTGGCTGCTCCAAAAGAAGAAGGCAAAAGCACTAAAGAAGTCTCTAGAAGTCATAAAATCATAGTTTCAGAAACTGGTTTAATAACCATCACTGGCGGAAAATGGACAACCTATCGAAAAATTGCTGAAGATATTATAGACAAAGCGATCAAAACAGGCAAATTACCAAAGAAAGAATGTGCAACCGAACATCTGTCTATTCATGGAAACCAACCAACTAATTCTTTTGACAGAGAAAATCACCTTTATATATACGGTACTGATATTCCGAAAATAATTGAATTGCAAGAAAACGAACCTGAATTAAAAGAAAAACTGCATCCCGATCATGAATTTACAATGGCCGAAGTTGTTTGGGCCATTCGTCATGAAATGGCTAGAACCGTTGATGATATTTTGGCAAGACGTGTACGTTTATTATTTCTGGATGCCAGAGCGGCAATGGAAGTTTCTGAAAAAACAGCGAGAGTAATTGCAAAAGAATTAGGTCATGACGAAAACTGGATTTCTAAGGAAATTGCAGATTTTAAAGCAACTTCTAAAGGATTTTTCCTTTCCGAATTCCGATAATGGTTTCTAATCAGTTCAAAAACAGCACTTTTTTGAAGGTTCACTCCTATTTACGTTCAAAATTTATCTTACAAAAAAGAACTTCAAATAAAAACCTCAAAAACAAAGACCAGTCAATTTAAATTTAGGTTAAATATTAAAATATCAATTAGTTATAATTAAAAAATACACTAATTTTGACGTCGCTAAAATGCATTATTTTATAATGCATGACATCTTGTTTTTCATATTAACAAAAAATTAACACAACACTTGTATATACAACTATTAAAAGTTATACATTTGTATATACAAATTATACACTTACGACTATGACAATTGAAGAGGTTATTAAGAGTACAGTTAAGATGGATAATGCGAAAAAAGTTATTCTGAATATCATGTACACACAAAATGTGATTCAGGATCATTTCAACGAGTTAATTAAACCTTATGATTTATCTGGAGAGCAATACAATGTACTACGCATATTAAGAGGACAAAAAGGAAATCCCGCTAATATGTGTGTGATACAAGAACGCATGTTGGCCAAAACCAGCAACACTACCCGATTAGTGGACAAATTATTACTGAAAGAATTCGTTACAAGAAATGTCTGTCCAGACAATCGACGAAAAATTGAGGTGTTAATTACACAAAAAGGATTAGATGTTTTAAAAGAATTAGACCCGAAGGTAGATGAGCACGAGCGCGTATTTGCCCAGAATATAAGCCCCGAAGAATTAGAATTATTAAACAATTTATTAGAAAAATACCGAAACCAATAAAATTAAATATTATGAGCACATTATTAGATAATTTAAGCTGGAGATATGCAACTAAAAAATACGATGCAACTAAAAAAATATCTGCAGCAGATTTGAATACATTGAAAGAAGCGGTAAGATTAGCAGCTTCTTCATACGGATTACAACCATATAAAGTAATTATCGTTGAAAATCCAGAAATTAGAGAAAAATTAAAAGCTGCTGCTTGGGGACAAACGCAACTTACAGATGCTTCGCAAATATTTGTATTTGCTAATGACTTAAACGCAGGACCAGAATCTGTGGCGGCTTATATTAAAAATATTAGCGAAACAAGAGGAGTTCCTACTGAAGCTTTAGGCGGATTTGCAGATATGATGAATGGGGTAATTTCGAACCTATCTCAAGATGCTAAAAATATCTGGACATCAAAACAAACTTATATTGCTTTAGGAACTTTATTAGCAGCTGCAGCCGAATTAAAAATCGATGCAACGCCAATGGAAGGTTTCAATCCAGCACAATTCAATGAAATCTTAGGTTTCGATAAATTAGGCTTAAATGCTGCTGTTATCGCTGCCGTAGGTTACAGACATGATGAGGACGACGCTCAGCATTACAAAAAAGTTAGAAAATCACAAGAAGAATTATTTATCACTCTTTAATTATTATTAATCCAAATTCAATTTTAACAAAATGAAAAATTTAAAAACAATCGCAATTGCATTATTCGTAGCAGTAGCCGGAATCTCAGTAAACGCTCAAACTAAAAAAATCGACGTAAAAGCATCTTCTATCAAATGGGTAGGTAAAAAAGTAACTGGAGAGCACTCTGGAACTGTAAACTTCAAAGAAGGAGCTGTAGTTTTCAAAGGAAAAAAATTAGTTGGAGGAAGCTTCACAGTTGATATGACTTCATTAACTTCTACAGATTTAACTGGAGAATACCAAGGAAAATTAAACGGTCACTTAAAAGCTGACGATTTCTTTGGAACAGACAAATTCCCAACTGCAAAATTAGTTTTCAAAACTATCGGTGCTAAATCTGCTGACGTTTATACTGTAACTGCTGATTTGACTATTAAAGGAATCACTAAACCTGTTACTTTTGATATTACTGTAGCTGGAAACACTGCAACAACTGCTTTTAAAGTTGACAGAACTAAATATGATATCAAATATGGTTCAGGAAGTTTCTTCCAAGGTTTGGGAGACAAAACTATCTATGACGAATTTGAATTAACTGTAGCTTTAAAATTCTAATTTTTAGACTTACTAATTCATTATACGAAAAACCCCAATAGAGTGAGCTATTGGGGTTTTTCATTTTTATTTATTCCTTTTTATTTTCACTGGATTTTGCCTTGTATCAAACACATCTAAGATTTCCACTGCATTCTTTTCTAAATTAATCCAGTAAATAATCTTATAACTTTTGAAAACTAAATAACGTAGCTCTTTTGAATAATTTTCTAACAATTCTTCTTTTTGACCAATTGTAGCTTGTGTTTTTAGCTTAAGAGTTTCTTTCGTAATTCCAATCACAAGTTTTCTGGCAACGTTCAAACTTGCCTCTTTCTTATAATAGTCAAAAATATTTTTAAGTTCATTTTTTGCAAAATCTGTCCAATAAATCTTTAACTCCATTTTTCGATTTCAGAAATTAAATTATCAGATTCTGTAACACGCCCTTTTCTTGAATCCTCTAAAGAATCATCAATTCTTTTTCGAAAATCAGCAATAGACATTGGTTTAAATTCTGAATCTGTTTTAATTTCTTTCTTCAATAATTTTTCAAATTGAGAAATAGCTTTCTCACTTTCAAGTTTAAGAAAGTCTCTAATAAAAATCACTTTTCGAGTATCTAAATCCATTTCTTTTATTTTTATCAAAGTTACAAATTATCTTTCAATGAAAATTTAATTGTAATTATTTTTAGAACAACTCTCAAATAAAACTATTAGTAAATTTCTTTTCAAAAAAATAACGTTCTTAATACTAAAGTAACGCTTTGATAATAACTATAACCGAATTGATTAACATTCGGACTCTAATTTTGAGCAAATTAAAAAATCAAAAACTAGAAATTAACATTATAGTTATGAAAACAAAACTACAAATTGTTGCTCTTGCCCTTTTGAGCAATTTTTTTCTACAAGCACAACAAGCCACAAAAGGAATTATTGGAACTTCTAATTGGATGAACAATTGGACCAATTTTAAACCTGCTGCGAACGAATATAATGAAGCAACCAATATAATTGCAGGAACTATTGACAAAGACATGAAATTGCTAAAACGCAATACGTATCAATTAGTTGGTGTTGTGTATGTTACCAATAATGCAACTTTAACTATTGAGCCGGGAACTGTTATTCGAGGCGACGACAAAACTTGCGGCACACTTGTAATTACAAACGGTGCAAAAATTATGGCCGAAGGCCTAGAAACAGATCCAATTGTTTTTACATCAAACAAAGAAAAAACAGAAAGAAAACCGGGTGATTGGGGTGGCATTATAGTTTTAGGAAAAGCGCCAATAAACAACTTAGGCGGACTTCATACTTTGCCTTTTGATTTAGAACCAATGCTGAATCACTATGGCGGGCAAGATGCCGAAGACAATTCGGGAATTCTTAAATATGTTAGAATTGAATATGCTGGAAGAAAATTAAGCTCTCTGAAAGAATTAAACGGACTTTCATTGGCTGGTGTTGGAAGAAAAACCGTTTTAAGTAACATCCAAATTAGTTTTTCAAATGATGATTCTTTTGAATGTTATGGCGGCGATATGAATTTGAACAATTTGATTTCGTACCGAACTACAGATGATGATTTTGATTTTACGCAAGGTGCACAAATCAACATCAGCAACAGCATTGCAATTCGTCACCCATTTTCATCTGATATTTCGGGATCAAGATGTTTTGAAGTCGATTCATACGACAAAATCGGGACTACTGATATGTCTAAAAAAATGACCAAAATTAACGCTTCAAACATTACTTTGATCAATTTGGAAGAAAACAATCAAGGATTGGTTCGTGAATCGGTTTATGTTCGTGAAAACACTTTCTTCAATTTATCAAATAGTATTGTTTCAGGTTTTACTCCTTTTGTTTTATTGGAAGGAAATATCGGAAACGGAAATGAAAATCTTTCAAAAATCACTTTCAAAAATATCATTGTAAACAATTGCAACGATGGCATCACAAGCGAATCTGCGGCAAGCAATCCTGTCATCGAAAGTTATTATAATGCTCAAAATTCAGGTATAGAATATACAAAAATGAAAAATACGGAGTTGTTTACAACACCAAACATCAAAGGAAGTCCAGATTTTAGGGCAAACGTAAACAACACCTTAGCCATTGGAAACTAAGGCTTTGTTGTGTTTCTAAATTTTAAAATTTAACAAAATTTCAATTTTTGAAAAGTTTTTTTTGAGATTTTATGTCTTTTAATTCAAATTACCTTTATATCTTTGTGACATCAAAAATAAAGAAATGAAAATATTAATGAACAATACTTGGTGGTGGAAGAATTTACGTCAAACGTCGTGAACGAAGCTTCCTATGGTATTTTCAAAACTATAAATTTAAAGGGCTTGTCATCACGACAAGCCCTTTTTTTTTTTGATCAAAACTCTAGCTGAAAAACATATTAAAAACTAAAAAACAACATACTTTGAAACCGTTTATACTTAATACACATTACAAACAAATTCTGGCAGACACTATTACGCCAGTAAGTATTTATTTTAAAATCAGAGATAAATTTCCAAATAGTTTATTGTTGGAAAGTAGTGATTACCACGGAAATGATAACAGCTTTTCTTACATCTGTTGTAACCCGATTGCAACGATTAAAATTGAAAATGAAGTAATCACAAAAACTTTTCCTGATGGAACTTCGGAACTAAATAAAATCGATACTCAAACTAGTATTCCGGAAGTAATTCAGGAATTTTCAAGCCA comes from Flavobacterium sp. KACC 22761 and encodes:
- a CDS encoding HD domain-containing protein, whose translation is MNTKDLLDQIAFIKEIDKVKYIQRKTKLFNSDRCENDAEHSWHLALMAIVLAEHSNEPIDVLKVVKMVLIHDIVEIDAGDVFIYDTVKNHSNTDEERLAANRIFSLLPEKQAEDFIAIWEEFEAGETNEAKFAKSMDRLEPLLQNTSNNGGTWKEFGVKYDKVYEKKSIIKEGSNSIWNYAEGLINESVEKGILEK
- a CDS encoding MBL fold metallo-hydrolase, whose protein sequence is MKIEQIYTGCLAQGAYYITSDGEAVIIDPLREIQPYLDRLERDGVKLKYIFETHFHADFVSGHVDLSKETGAPIVYGPNAACEFDCISAKDGQEFKIGKVTIKVLHTPGHTMESSTFLLIDENGKDHAIFSGDTLFIGDVGRPDLAQKAAGMTQDQLAGILFHSLREKIMTLADDVIVYPAHGAGSACGKNMSKETVSTIGNQKATNYALRADMTEAEFIKEVTDGLLPPPAYFSMNVAMNKQGYESFETVLHNGMKAINAKEFEAVAEETGALILDTRSAADFSKGFIPQSINIGINGDFAPWVGTLIADVKQPIILVTAIGMEEETVTRLSRVGFDTIIGHLEGGFEAWQNAGFEIDTVNRITADQFANEFKFGTDKVVDIRKESEYEAEHIDEAYSKPLAYINDWVKDINPNEHFYLHCAGGYRSMIAASILQARGFRNFSEVEGGFGAISKTNVPKSDFVCQSKTLKA
- a CDS encoding YeeE/YedE family protein — protein: MIEIIKEPWPWYVAGPLIGLTVPILLIIGNKSFGISSSLRHICAACIPANISFFKYDWKKESWNLFFVLGILLGGFIASYFLSNPNSMEVAPELSEKLATYGITDHSGLVPAQLFSWESLLTLRGFIMIVVGGFLVGFGTRYAGGCTSGHAIMGLSNLQWPSLVATICFMIGGFVMSLLILPYILSL
- a CDS encoding DUF6691 family protein; its protein translation is MSLENKNIDGEGINASQKKENAFANLKYLIVGIFFGIVFVKAEIISWFRIQEMFHLESFHMYGVIGCAVAVGLISVQLIKKFNIKTLDGEKIEIQPKTFSKGQIYGGLMFGFGWAITGACPGPLFAQIGTGATVIVVTLLSAIAGTWFYGLIKDKLPH
- a CDS encoding glycerol-3-phosphate dehydrogenase/oxidase — encoded protein: MNRSEQLSRLQHTEKWDVIIIGGGASGLGTAVDTASRGYKTILFEAVDFAKGTSSRSTKLVHGGVRYLEQGNVHLVREALKERGLLAQNAGHLVKNQSFVIPNYHYLSGYIYTIGLKIYDLLSGRLSLGSSKYLSKKKTIEMLPNVEENGLVNGVIYHDGQFDDSRLAINLAQTAIENGACVLNYVKVVNLLKDDKNQIIGVHAIDQETGTIYDIKSAVVINATGVFTNAIMKLNDKVYKKYIVPSQGIHLVFDKSFLPGEHALMIPKTKDGRVLFAVPWHNHVVVGTTDTLIKKQSLEPIALESEIQFVLETAQRFLAKKPTRADVLSVFAGLRPLAAPKEEGKSTKEVSRSHKIIVSETGLITITGGKWTTYRKIAEDIIDKAIKTGKLPKKECATEHLSIHGNQPTNSFDRENHLYIYGTDIPKIIELQENEPELKEKLHPDHEFTMAEVVWAIRHEMARTVDDILARRVRLLFLDARAAMEVSEKTARVIAKELGHDENWISKEIADFKATSKGFFLSEFR
- a CDS encoding MarR family winged helix-turn-helix transcriptional regulator encodes the protein MTIEEVIKSTVKMDNAKKVILNIMYTQNVIQDHFNELIKPYDLSGEQYNVLRILRGQKGNPANMCVIQERMLAKTSNTTRLVDKLLLKEFVTRNVCPDNRRKIEVLITQKGLDVLKELDPKVDEHERVFAQNISPEELELLNNLLEKYRNQ
- a CDS encoding NAD(P)H-dependent oxidoreductase, translating into MSTLLDNLSWRYATKKYDATKKISAADLNTLKEAVRLAASSYGLQPYKVIIVENPEIREKLKAAAWGQTQLTDASQIFVFANDLNAGPESVAAYIKNISETRGVPTEALGGFADMMNGVISNLSQDAKNIWTSKQTYIALGTLLAAAAELKIDATPMEGFNPAQFNEILGFDKLGLNAAVIAAVGYRHDEDDAQHYKKVRKSQEELFITL
- a CDS encoding YceI family protein, whose product is MKNLKTIAIALFVAVAGISVNAQTKKIDVKASSIKWVGKKVTGEHSGTVNFKEGAVVFKGKKLVGGSFTVDMTSLTSTDLTGEYQGKLNGHLKADDFFGTDKFPTAKLVFKTIGAKSADVYTVTADLTIKGITKPVTFDITVAGNTATTAFKVDRTKYDIKYGSGSFFQGLGDKTIYDEFELTVALKF
- a CDS encoding type II toxin-antitoxin system RelE/ParE family toxin, which translates into the protein MELKIYWTDFAKNELKNIFDYYKKEASLNVARKLVIGITKETLKLKTQATIGQKEELLENYSKELRYLVFKSYKIIYWINLEKNAVEILDVFDTRQNPVKIKRNK